From Halorubrum salinarum, the proteins below share one genomic window:
- the cheY gene encoding chemotaxis protein CheY: MATRVLIADDSEFMRNLLREILEGEFEIVGEAENGVEAVNMYEEHGPDLVMMDIVMPIRDGIEATTEILEENPDATVIMCTSVGQEEKMKAAIKAGAEGYITKPFQKPNVLDAIGSAV, encoded by the coding sequence ATGGCTACGCGGGTACTCATCGCCGACGACTCGGAGTTCATGCGGAATCTCCTCCGGGAGATCCTCGAAGGCGAGTTCGAGATCGTCGGGGAGGCGGAGAACGGCGTGGAGGCGGTGAACATGTACGAGGAGCACGGGCCGGACCTCGTGATGATGGACATCGTGATGCCGATCCGCGACGGGATCGAGGCGACGACGGAGATCCTCGAAGAGAACCCCGACGCGACGGTGATCATGTGTACCAGCGTCGGCCAGGAGGAGAAGATGAAGGCGGCCATCAAGGCGGGCGCGGAGGGGTACATCACGAAGCCGTTCCAGAAGCCGAACGTGCTCGACGCAATCGGCTCGGCGGTATAA
- a CDS encoding chemotaxis protein CheC: MRVDVRALGACNRLAEQGAKQAAGALSDLTGTDLAVEVTGASVASGEDLAESFAGRESIGVSVGLRGGLDGEAVLAFDAVNADALLSLLPGGASMERSAVTEVGNIALGGFLDGWANYLGKAIDMTPPRYFEADGAAVLPDGALAGDGVFLFESRLDATTTDLDFSIYMLPDSGPFRDLIVGKTAPAATAGGEANGGTESTAVPYESLSTFSSLAKKGSANAADNIAMMTGLETSVDVSRLRFVPLADVPAEVGTEPHAGTVFELQGEPSGYLAILFEESSAAAVADAMLPMEPDEPLGDMAENALCELGNVMTSGFIDGWANVLGTSITHSPPEFVHDIGASTISPLVAKLSERQDYGFVIDTAIQTEGIQARCDVYALPDERELARALDRLSDP; encoded by the coding sequence ATGCGCGTCGACGTCCGCGCGCTCGGCGCCTGTAACCGCCTCGCGGAGCAGGGCGCGAAACAGGCCGCCGGCGCGCTCTCGGACCTGACCGGGACCGACCTCGCGGTGGAGGTGACGGGCGCGAGCGTCGCCAGCGGCGAGGACCTCGCGGAGTCGTTCGCGGGCCGGGAGTCCATCGGCGTGAGCGTCGGACTCCGCGGCGGGCTGGACGGCGAGGCGGTCCTCGCGTTCGACGCCGTCAACGCCGACGCCCTGCTCTCGCTGCTCCCCGGCGGCGCGTCGATGGAGCGGAGCGCGGTGACGGAGGTCGGCAACATCGCCCTCGGCGGCTTCCTCGACGGGTGGGCGAACTACCTCGGGAAGGCGATCGACATGACGCCCCCGCGGTACTTCGAGGCCGACGGCGCGGCGGTGCTGCCGGACGGCGCGCTGGCGGGCGACGGCGTCTTCCTCTTCGAGAGCCGGCTGGACGCGACGACGACGGACCTCGACTTCTCGATCTACATGCTGCCCGACTCGGGGCCGTTCCGCGACCTCATCGTCGGGAAGACGGCGCCCGCGGCGACCGCCGGCGGCGAGGCGAACGGCGGGACGGAGAGTACGGCCGTCCCGTACGAGTCGCTGTCGACATTCTCCTCGCTGGCGAAGAAGGGGTCGGCGAACGCCGCCGACAACATCGCGATGATGACCGGGTTAGAAACGAGCGTCGACGTGAGCCGGCTCCGGTTCGTCCCGCTCGCCGACGTGCCCGCGGAGGTCGGTACCGAGCCGCACGCGGGCACGGTGTTCGAGCTTCAAGGCGAGCCGAGCGGCTACCTCGCCATCCTCTTCGAGGAGTCGTCGGCGGCGGCGGTCGCGGACGCGATGCTGCCGATGGAGCCCGACGAGCCCCTCGGCGACATGGCCGAGAACGCCCTGTGCGAGCTCGGAAACGTGATGACGAGCGGGTTCATCGACGGCTGGGCGAACGTGCTCGGCACGTCGATCACCCACTCGCCGCCGGAGTTCGTCCACGACATCGGCGCGTCGACGATCAGCCCGCTCGTCGCCAAGCTGAGCGAGCGGCAGGACTACGGGTTCGTGATCGACACCGCGATCCAGACCGAGGGGATCCAGGCGCGCTGCGACGTGTACGCGCTCCCCGACGAGCGCGAACTGGCCCGGGCGCTCGACCGGCTCTCGGACCCGTGA
- a CDS encoding chemotaxis protein CheD, with product MTRSLSDDRPDAPAERTESDGTAVADAEPAAVTGGAASDDTGRIKVGVGELAVTDGDAVLTTSGLGSCVAVALVDERAGVRGLLHAMLPAGEGQSTAASRPAKYVDTGIDSLIGALDDAGADPRRLKARVAGGAEMLDLTDAVGPRNVERVGEVLDAANVPVVASDVGDAVGRTVRFGPDGRLVIRAADGFERAI from the coding sequence GTGACCCGCTCGCTCTCCGACGATCGGCCGGACGCCCCGGCGGAGCGAACGGAGAGCGACGGGACCGCGGTCGCCGACGCGGAGCCCGCCGCCGTCACGGGCGGCGCGGCGAGCGACGACACGGGCCGGATCAAGGTCGGCGTGGGCGAACTTGCGGTCACGGACGGCGACGCCGTCCTGACGACCAGCGGCCTCGGCTCCTGCGTCGCGGTCGCGCTCGTCGACGAGCGGGCCGGCGTCCGCGGGCTCCTCCACGCCATGCTGCCCGCGGGCGAGGGGCAGTCCACCGCGGCCTCGCGGCCGGCGAAGTACGTCGACACCGGGATCGACTCGCTGATCGGGGCGCTCGACGACGCCGGCGCCGACCCGCGCCGCCTGAAGGCGCGCGTCGCCGGCGGCGCCGAGATGCTCGACCTCACCGACGCGGTCGGTCCCCGGAACGTCGAGCGGGTCGGCGAGGTGCTCGACGCCGCGAACGTCCCGGTCGTCGCCAGCGATGTCGGCGACGCGGTGGGGCGGACGGTCCGGTTCGGTCCGGACGGGCGGCTCGTCATCCGGGCCGCCGACGGCTTCGAGCGAGCCATCTGA